The genomic stretch CGGGCCGTGGGGGCTTGCTCTTGCAGTAGAACTGCTTGTGGGCCAGGAAGGTCTTCACGTAGTTGAAGGATATGTCGCACACGGAGCAGTACTTTTTCATGGCCTCGGCTGCAGCGGCTGCCAAGGGCGAGGCGACGGGCGGTGGCAGGGCCAGCGATGTGGGTGACATGGCATCGAGGCCTATGTCCATCGGCTCGGCCTTGATATGCGGCAGTGGCGTGCCAATGGGCGAGTTGTTGTTCTCGTGAACGAGTCCCAGCGTCGGTGGATTGTCCAGTCCAGGCTCTGATTTGATGTGGAAGCTGCAAAGGAGGAGAGAGGAATATAAGCCACCATCCGAGAAAATCATTTAATCCTCCAAAGACTTACATGACTGCCTCGCCATTGGACGCTTCGTGCGCATTCGGAGTGGAGCTTGAAAGGAGCGTCTCCTGTTCACGCGACTCGGGGGAAATCGAGGGCGAATTGATGGCAACATGCGGATGCAGCAATTTCATGTGTCGCAGCTGGAAGAAAAATTCCTTTGGATTAGTGGATCCCTTCGTCAATGAGGAGTGTCCAAGGTGTACCCACCACATTGCCTTTGTAGGTGGAGGCATAGTTGCAGTAATCGCAGTTGAACAACTGCGGCGGATGCTCCATCGGTGGCTCCTGCggtactgctgctgcggctgctacTGTGGGTGGCATTTCCTGGGCCACAGCGGAGTGGGCGGAGTTATCCTCCTCGAAGATGCAGGTCATGTAGTGCTCCTCGTTGACGTCGCTCGTCTTCTTGTCAAAGTGCGTGCGGATGTGGGTGCGCATGCCGCGCAGAGTGTTCCCCTTGTACTGGCAGATGCTGCAGCGGAAGGCCTTCACCGTCCCATGCATCTCCATGTGCTTGCGGGCCAGGGCCGCCGTCGGACTGACGACCCCACACACGGGGCACTTGTTGACGCTGTTCACCCCGGAGGGGGCTCCCGCCGAAGACTGGAGGCTGGAGGGCGCCGTCAGGGGCGTGGCAGCGGGGGGCGCCGGGCACGGGTGTCCGTGGTCGTGCAGGGTCTTGCACTTGCCGCACTTCTCCTTGGCCACCAGCGGCGCCTCGGAGGACGCAGTGGCGGCCGTGGCTCCTCCCTTGGGGCAGTAGTAGTTCTGGTGGGCGCGCAGGTTGTCCAGCGAGGTGTACTTGATGCCGCAGGCGGCACAGATGAGCTGCTGGTAGGCCACGGGCGTGGTCTCCACGGCAGAggcgccaccaccaccattgCCGGCCGTGGCATTCGATGGCGAAACGGCGGACTTGGAGTCGGAGCCCTCGCCGGCTGGCTCCTGGTTGCGTGCCGAGCAGTAGTGCTGCTTGTGGGCCAGATAGTTCTCGTATTTGCAGAACACGATGTTGCACTCCTTGCACTTGGAGACGCCCTGCTTCACGTAgatctgcggctgctgctgttgatgctgacTGCCAGAATTGCCACCTGTATTGGAGGCAACCTGAGCAGCCGCCAGGGAAGAGGGGGCACTGCCTCCAGCCGCAACAgcggccgcagcggcagccgccAGCTTGAGGGCCAGCTCTGGATTGGTCTTCGCCAGGAGCGACTCCGACAGGCCAAAGTCGGCTGGCAGCATGGAGCGGATGTCCAGCAGATGGTGATTCAAGCCAGGCGGCGACATGGAAGAGGCACTGCCCGCCCCCGAACTCCTGGGACTCGCCCGTCGCTTGGGCGAGGGACTCATTGAGGGGCTGCTGGGCAGAGAGGGTGCGCAGACGATCTGCTCGGGCGTCACACTGCCTCCAGCTCTTCCGCCGACAGTTTCCACGTTTTCCTTGCCCGCTCCGAGGAGCACTTCCTCCACATCCAGCAgggcagcggctgcggctgcggcagcggatCGGATATGCCGCTGTCGATGCTGCAGGATGGAGATGGGAGATCGTCGAAACGAAAGGTCGAGAGGCGCAGATTCActgaaagacagagagaaagatctTCGGTTAGCAGGAGGATTGTGAAGGGGGACCCTCGCTCATCTACTCACCGACTGCCTCCAGCCTCCTTCCTCTTGGGTTCTGGTGGACTGCTACTTTTTGGCTCCaggactcctcctcctcctccttcggcTGAGCCTGTGCCTGCTGTGGGACGATCCGGCTCCAGGGCGGGTATGTGCAGGGAATTGACAAAGTGATTCATATTCCCGGCGAGCGCATTGCTGATCAGAGCGGTGGCCAGCGGCTTGATGGCCCCATTGTCCACGGTGAAGCAGGTGGACTCCAGATTTACGATCCCCGAAGCGGGTGTGGGCCTAAAAGAGAGACCAACAGAGTGAGAATCGCTACCAAAAGGATCTTCTGAGCAAGGACAATATAACAAGTAAGACATGTACATTCTAAATGTGGCTCTTAAATTGTTGTTCAAAAGCCACAAGAGAGCGCTCGAAAGCCACTCTCAGCTGTTTGAACATTTCTCGAGCCTCAAGTTGGGTTGAAGGGAATCGACCTTGCGATCATATTTGATAACCATTGAATTGTATGGGAGTTACTCGTCTTGCTGTTTATATTGCCTCTGATCGATTGAGTGTATCTTACAGTGGTCCTGGAATGATGCTTGCCGCTCGGATCAGGCTGCAGGGCACTATGATGATCGGGTGCGTGGGTAGCGCCAAAAAGGGCTGTGGGGTGGGGGCCTGCAAcgaggcagcagctgctgctgctgctgcagccgccgccgctgccgccaccatGGCCGGGGTGGGCGTCTTGTTGCGCGTCTGCGGACTGAGCTTTCCAGGGGCAGCGGCTGCCGCAGAAGCGCTGCCTGCTGAAACCGATCCTCCTGCTTCtcgggcggcggcggcggcggcggcggctgctgctccttcggAGCCACCCTTGGGGGTCACACGGCCGTCGGAGCGACGGGAGCTGCAGTAGTGCTGCTTGTGGGCGCGGTAGGTCTTGATGTTGTTGAATCGGATATCACAGTCGCTGCAGTAGCGGTCGGTTTGCTGCTGGAGAGGGGGATTAGCGGATGACGACTCTTGGGGCTGCAACACACAACTCACTTGACTAGAGCCCTCCTCGagggcgctgctgctgcctccgcctccgcctccgccaaCTACTCCTGCAGATCCTGGCACCCCGTTCGCCGTGAGGCTGGGCAGGCTGCCGAGGGATCCGAGGCTGCCCAGACTGGGGGCCGGCGAGGTCTGGTGCATGCGCATGTGCCTGTTGAGGGACACCTTCTTGTCGGCACTGTAGGAGCACTGGGTGCACGCGTACTGCTTCCCGAT from Drosophila pseudoobscura strain MV-25-SWS-2005 chromosome 4, UCI_Dpse_MV25, whole genome shotgun sequence encodes the following:
- the ush gene encoding zinc finger protein ush isoform X1 codes for the protein MSRRKQSNPKPLNKGDCSDTTEEMTVDSRDSKDLTAQELGEEKQQQLQQQQQQEDPMDLQDNNNNSDADADAEDAVSEQPEETQDLGETEMDGNRMDHHHQAEEQEQVEADAEAEEAPISPSTPPRSPTPPLVLVPKLEQPATPPSESPSPSPSPTPTPTATPTPRLPKLRLNALLASDPALKPDAKELHLSDKRLLAPPPHIKPEPQPPQAQPPLQPDLVEPLLKPARFMCLPCGIAFSSPSTLEAHQAYYCSHRNKDTEDADGSNADKSGGGEKSAAGGVSGGGGGSGSSGSEPPAKVARIGKQYACTQCSYSADKKVSLNRHMRMHQTSPAPSLGSLGSLGSLPSLTANGVPGSAGVVGGGGGGGSSSALEEGSSQQQTDRYCSDCDIRFNNIKTYRAHKQHYCSSRRSDGRVTPKGGSEGAAAAAAAAAAREAGGSVSAGSASAAAAAPGKLSPQTRNKTPTPAMVAAAAAAAAAAAAAASLQAPTPQPFLALPTHPIIIVPCSLIRAASIIPGPLPTPASGIVNLESTCFTVDNGAIKPLATALISNALAGNMNHFVNSLHIPALEPDRPTAGTGSAEGGGGGVLEPKSSSPPEPKRKEAGGSRESAPLDLSFRRSPISILQHRQRHIRSAAAAAAAALLDVEEVLLGAGKENVETVGGRAGGSVTPEQIVCAPSLPSSPSMSPSPKRRASPRSSGAGSASSMSPPGLNHHLLDIRSMLPADFGLSESLLAKTNPELALKLAAAAAAAVAAGGSAPSSLAAAQVASNTGGNSGSQHQQQQPQIYVKQGVSKCKECNIVFCKYENYLAHKQHYCSARNQEPAGEGSDSKSAVSPSNATAGNGGGGASAVETTPVAYQQLICAACGIKYTSLDNLRAHQNYYCPKGGATAATASSEAPLVAKEKCGKCKTLHDHGHPCPAPPAATPLTAPSSLQSSAGAPSGVNSVNKCPVCGVVSPTAALARKHMEMHGTVKAFRCSICQYKGNTLRGMRTHIRTHFDKKTSDVNEEHYMTCIFEEDNSAHSAVAQEMPPTVAAAAAVPQEPPMEHPPQLFNCDYCNYASTYKGNVLRHMKLLHPHVAINSPSISPESREQETLLSSSTPNAHEASNGEAVIFHIKSEPGLDNPPTLGLVHENNNSPIGTPLPHIKAEPMDIGLDAMSPTSLALPPPVASPLAAAAAEAMKKYCSVCDISFNYVKTFLAHKQFYCKSKPPRPEVNDSPSPNANHVAGVGVGVGVGMGMGGQPLQSPSELMLMQKNKENLQEAAI
- the ush gene encoding zinc finger protein ush isoform X2, translated to MSRRKQSNPKPLNKGDCSDTTEEMTVDSRDSKDLTAQELGEEKQQQLQQQQQQEDPMDLQDNNNNSDADADAEDAVSEQPEETQDLGETEMDGNRMDHHHQAEEQEQVEADAEAEEAPISPSTPPRSPTPPLVLVPKLEQPATPPSESPSPSPSPTPTPTATPTPRLPKLRLNALLASDPALKPDAKELHLSDKRLLAPPPHIKPEPQPPQAQPPLQPDLVEPLLKPARFMCLPCGIAFSSPSTLEAHQAYYCSHRNKDTEDADGSNADKSGGGEKSAAGGVSGGGGGSGSSGSEPPAKVARIGKQYACTQCSYSADKKVSLNRHMRMHQTSPAPSLGSLGSLGSLPSLTANGVPGSAGVVGGGGGGGSSSALEEGSSQQTDRYCSDCDIRFNNIKTYRAHKQHYCSSRRSDGRVTPKGGSEGAAAAAAAAAAREAGGSVSAGSASAAAAAPGKLSPQTRNKTPTPAMVAAAAAAAAAAAAAASLQAPTPQPFLALPTHPIIIVPCSLIRAASIIPGPLPTPASGIVNLESTCFTVDNGAIKPLATALISNALAGNMNHFVNSLHIPALEPDRPTAGTGSAEGGGGGVLEPKSSSPPEPKRKEAGGSRESAPLDLSFRRSPISILQHRQRHIRSAAAAAAAALLDVEEVLLGAGKENVETVGGRAGGSVTPEQIVCAPSLPSSPSMSPSPKRRASPRSSGAGSASSMSPPGLNHHLLDIRSMLPADFGLSESLLAKTNPELALKLAAAAAAAVAAGGSAPSSLAAAQVASNTGGNSGSQHQQQQPQIYVKQGVSKCKECNIVFCKYENYLAHKQHYCSARNQEPAGEGSDSKSAVSPSNATAGNGGGGASAVETTPVAYQQLICAACGIKYTSLDNLRAHQNYYCPKGGATAATASSEAPLVAKEKCGKCKTLHDHGHPCPAPPAATPLTAPSSLQSSAGAPSGVNSVNKCPVCGVVSPTAALARKHMEMHGTVKAFRCSICQYKGNTLRGMRTHIRTHFDKKTSDVNEEHYMTCIFEEDNSAHSAVAQEMPPTVAAAAAVPQEPPMEHPPQLFNCDYCNYASTYKGNVLRHMKLLHPHVAINSPSISPESREQETLLSSSTPNAHEASNGEAVIFHIKSEPGLDNPPTLGLVHENNNSPIGTPLPHIKAEPMDIGLDAMSPTSLALPPPVASPLAAAAAEAMKKYCSVCDISFNYVKTFLAHKQFYCKSKPPRPEVNDSPSPNANHVAGVGVGVGVGMGMGGQPLQSPSELMLMQKNKENLQEAAI
- the ush gene encoding zinc finger protein ush isoform X3; amino-acid sequence: MLSSNTRGDCSDTTEEMTVDSRDSKDLTAQELGEEKQQQLQQQQQQEDPMDLQDNNNNSDADADAEDAVSEQPEETQDLGETEMDGNRMDHHHQAEEQEQVEADAEAEEAPISPSTPPRSPTPPLVLVPKLEQPATPPSESPSPSPSPTPTPTATPTPRLPKLRLNALLASDPALKPDAKELHLSDKRLLAPPPHIKPEPQPPQAQPPLQPDLVEPLLKPARFMCLPCGIAFSSPSTLEAHQAYYCSHRNKDTEDADGSNADKSGGGEKSAAGGVSGGGGGSGSSGSEPPAKVARIGKQYACTQCSYSADKKVSLNRHMRMHQTSPAPSLGSLGSLGSLPSLTANGVPGSAGVVGGGGGGGSSSALEEGSSQQQTDRYCSDCDIRFNNIKTYRAHKQHYCSSRRSDGRVTPKGGSEGAAAAAAAAAAREAGGSVSAGSASAAAAAPGKLSPQTRNKTPTPAMVAAAAAAAAAAAAAASLQAPTPQPFLALPTHPIIIVPCSLIRAASIIPGPLPTPASGIVNLESTCFTVDNGAIKPLATALISNALAGNMNHFVNSLHIPALEPDRPTAGTGSAEGGGGGVLEPKSSSPPEPKRKEAGGSRESAPLDLSFRRSPISILQHRQRHIRSAAAAAAAALLDVEEVLLGAGKENVETVGGRAGGSVTPEQIVCAPSLPSSPSMSPSPKRRASPRSSGAGSASSMSPPGLNHHLLDIRSMLPADFGLSESLLAKTNPELALKLAAAAAAAVAAGGSAPSSLAAAQVASNTGGNSGSQHQQQQPQIYVKQGVSKCKECNIVFCKYENYLAHKQHYCSARNQEPAGEGSDSKSAVSPSNATAGNGGGGASAVETTPVAYQQLICAACGIKYTSLDNLRAHQNYYCPKGGATAATASSEAPLVAKEKCGKCKTLHDHGHPCPAPPAATPLTAPSSLQSSAGAPSGVNSVNKCPVCGVVSPTAALARKHMEMHGTVKAFRCSICQYKGNTLRGMRTHIRTHFDKKTSDVNEEHYMTCIFEEDNSAHSAVAQEMPPTVAAAAAVPQEPPMEHPPQLFNCDYCNYASTYKGNVLRHMKLLHPHVAINSPSISPESREQETLLSSSTPNAHEASNGEAVIFHIKSEPGLDNPPTLGLVHENNNSPIGTPLPHIKAEPMDIGLDAMSPTSLALPPPVASPLAAAAAEAMKKYCSVCDISFNYVKTFLAHKQFYCKSKPPRPEVNDSPSPNANHVAGVGVGVGVGMGMGGQPLQSPSELMLMQKNKENLQEAAI